A single region of the Rhodococcus sp. W8901 genome encodes:
- a CDS encoding TlyA family RNA methyltransferase produces the protein MARRARVDAELVRRGLARSREHAVELISAGRVLISGNVATKPATAIEAGTPLLVTDVDEEISWASRGAHKLIGALDAFMPEGLTVEGRRCLDAGASTGGFTDVLLHNGAREVVAVDVGYGQLVWRLQSDDRVHVIDRTNVRSIDAETIGGPADLVVTDLSFISLKLVLPALVACAAEGADLVPMVKPQFEVGKERVGTGGVVRDPELRASAVLEVAQAAAELGLRTVGAVASPLPGPSGNVEYFLWLRKDVTAVATGTAPAEIGGAGGPEPSVEDLIRRAVQEGPQ, from the coding sequence GTGGCACGTCGAGCAAGAGTCGATGCGGAACTCGTGCGGCGGGGGCTCGCTCGCTCACGTGAGCATGCGGTCGAATTGATCTCGGCCGGACGCGTCCTCATCTCGGGGAACGTGGCAACCAAGCCGGCGACCGCGATCGAGGCCGGCACGCCGCTGCTCGTGACCGACGTCGACGAAGAGATCTCGTGGGCGTCGCGCGGTGCACACAAGCTGATCGGTGCGCTCGACGCGTTCATGCCCGAGGGACTCACGGTCGAGGGTCGGCGGTGCCTGGATGCGGGCGCCTCGACCGGCGGTTTCACCGACGTTCTCCTGCACAACGGTGCACGTGAAGTTGTCGCCGTCGATGTCGGCTACGGCCAGCTCGTGTGGCGGCTCCAGTCCGATGATCGTGTCCACGTGATCGACCGGACCAACGTCCGATCCATCGATGCGGAGACCATCGGAGGTCCGGCCGACCTTGTGGTGACCGACCTGTCGTTCATCTCACTCAAACTGGTTCTGCCGGCACTGGTCGCCTGCGCCGCCGAGGGCGCCGATCTGGTGCCGATGGTCAAGCCTCAGTTCGAGGTCGGCAAGGAACGTGTCGGCACCGGTGGCGTGGTCCGCGACCCCGAGCTGCGTGCGAGCGCGGTGCTCGAGGTTGCGCAGGCCGCGGCCGAACTCGGGTTGCGGACGGTCGGGGCAGTGGCGAGCCCTCTGCCGGGGCCGTCCGGCAACGTCGAGTACTTCCTCTGGCTGCGCAAAGACGTCACCGCCGTCGCCACCGGCACCGCACCGGCCGAGATCGGGGGAGCCGGCGGTCCCGAGCCGTCGGTGGAGGACCTCATTCGTCGTGCCGTTCAGGAAGGTCCACAGTGA
- a CDS encoding CTP synthase, whose amino-acid sequence MPQSRIQSRSATKHIFVSGGVASSLGKGLTASSLGELLTARGLRVTMQKLDPYLNVDPGTMNPFQHGEVFVTEDGAETDLDVGHYERFLDRDLNAFANVTTGQVYSAVIAKERRGEYLGDTVQVIPHITDEIKSRVLAMAGPDAQGQVPDVVITEIGGTVGDIESQPFLEAARQVRHDVGRENVFFLHVSLVPYLGPSGELKTKPTQHSVAALRNIGIQPDALILRCDRDVPQALKAKIALMCDVDVDACISTPDAPSIYDIPKVLHSEGLDAYVVRQLGLPFRDVDWTVWGDLLDRVHNPRETVRVALVGKYVDLPDAYLSVTEALRAGGFAHRSKVEISWVPSDECETEEGAQAALGEADAVLIPGGFGIRGIEGKLGAIHFARTRQIPLLGLCLGLQAVVIEAARSVGLKDANSEEFDPDTKHPVISTMADQEHIVAGEADLGGTMRLGAYPAVLAKGSVVAKAYDSENVSERHRHRYEVNNAYRDRIAKSGLQFSGTSPDGHLVEFVELPADKHPFFVATQAHPELKSRPTRPHPLFSAFVAAALARKAGMQAPVDAPADPATADSVG is encoded by the coding sequence TTGCCACAGTCACGCATCCAGTCGCGTAGCGCCACCAAGCACATCTTCGTGAGCGGGGGTGTCGCCTCCTCTCTCGGTAAGGGATTGACCGCTTCCAGCCTCGGTGAGCTGCTCACCGCGCGCGGACTGCGCGTGACCATGCAGAAGCTCGATCCCTACCTCAACGTCGATCCCGGAACGATGAACCCGTTCCAGCACGGCGAGGTCTTCGTCACCGAGGACGGCGCCGAGACCGACCTCGACGTCGGACACTACGAGCGGTTCCTCGACCGCGACCTCAACGCGTTCGCGAACGTGACGACCGGTCAGGTCTACTCCGCGGTCATCGCCAAGGAGCGCCGCGGCGAGTACCTGGGCGACACTGTCCAGGTCATCCCGCACATCACCGACGAGATCAAGAGCCGCGTCCTCGCGATGGCCGGCCCCGACGCCCAGGGCCAGGTGCCCGACGTCGTGATCACCGAGATCGGTGGCACCGTCGGCGACATCGAGTCCCAGCCGTTCCTCGAGGCGGCCCGCCAGGTGCGCCACGACGTCGGCCGGGAGAACGTCTTCTTCCTGCACGTGTCGCTGGTGCCGTACCTCGGCCCCTCCGGTGAGCTCAAGACCAAGCCGACGCAGCACTCGGTGGCCGCGCTGCGCAACATCGGTATCCAGCCGGACGCGCTGATCCTGCGCTGCGATCGTGACGTCCCGCAGGCGCTCAAGGCGAAGATCGCGCTGATGTGCGACGTCGACGTCGACGCCTGCATCTCCACGCCCGACGCGCCGTCGATCTACGACATCCCGAAGGTGCTGCACAGCGAGGGACTCGACGCCTACGTCGTCCGTCAGCTCGGCCTGCCCTTCCGTGACGTGGACTGGACGGTGTGGGGCGACCTGCTCGACCGCGTGCACAACCCGCGCGAGACGGTCCGCGTCGCGCTGGTCGGCAAGTACGTCGACCTGCCGGACGCCTACTTGTCCGTCACCGAGGCACTGCGCGCCGGTGGTTTCGCGCACCGCTCCAAGGTCGAGATTTCGTGGGTTCCGTCCGACGAGTGCGAGACCGAGGAAGGTGCCCAGGCCGCGCTCGGCGAGGCCGACGCCGTCCTGATCCCCGGCGGTTTCGGTATCCGCGGCATCGAGGGCAAGCTCGGCGCGATCCACTTCGCCCGCACCCGCCAGATCCCGCTGCTGGGCCTGTGCCTGGGCCTGCAAGCCGTCGTCATCGAGGCGGCGCGCTCGGTGGGCCTGAAGGACGCGAACTCCGAAGAGTTCGATCCGGACACCAAGCACCCGGTCATCTCGACGATGGCCGACCAGGAGCACATCGTCGCCGGCGAAGCCGACCTCGGCGGCACGATGCGCCTGGGCGCCTACCCGGCGGTGCTGGCCAAGGGATCGGTCGTCGCGAAGGCGTACGACAGCGAGAACGTCTCCGAGCGCCACCGTCACCGCTACGAGGTCAACAACGCGTACCGCGATCGCATCGCCAAGAGCGGTCTGCAGTTCTCCGGCACGTCGCCGGACGGCCATCTCGTCGAGTTCGTCGAGCTGCCCGCGGACAAGCACCCGTTCTTCGTTGCGACGCAGGCGCATCCGGAGCTCAAGAGCCGTCCGACCCGTCCGCACCCGCTGTTCTCGGCGTTCGTCGCCGCTGCCCTCGCCCGCAAGGCAGGTATGCAGGCGCCGGTCGACGCACCGGCCGATCCGGCCACCGCGGACAGCGTCGGATAG
- a CDS encoding HAD-IIA family hydrolase, with the protein MTEAVGVPLRAGYDVLLLDLDGTVYQGPEVIPGAREALDAGDERQLYVTNNASRSPAEVAAHLRDLGFHAADSDVVTSSQSAARLLSERLAPGAAVLIVGTDALAAEVENVGLRAVRRFQDEPVAVVQGHSPATDWVILAEATLAIRAGALWIAANVDTTLPTERGLVLGNGSMVAAVRTATGREPIVAGKPASPLMEDALNRAGTGRPLVVGDRLDTDIAGANAVGAESLLVLTGVSTTADLLRADETHRPTYVAESLDALNRPASASAVGTRPGWRVEFVGGDLVIHAAPGVPDGTRTGAFLSVLAAAWRHPEFVRVRAGDDTARAAVSYLLGEM; encoded by the coding sequence GTGACGGAGGCAGTGGGTGTCCCACTCCGCGCGGGGTACGACGTGTTGCTGCTCGACCTCGACGGCACCGTCTACCAGGGGCCGGAGGTCATTCCGGGTGCGCGGGAAGCCCTCGACGCGGGCGACGAGCGTCAGCTGTATGTGACGAACAACGCCAGCCGGAGTCCTGCAGAAGTCGCCGCTCATCTGCGTGACCTCGGCTTCCATGCTGCGGACTCGGACGTCGTGACGAGCTCGCAGTCGGCGGCGCGCTTGCTGTCGGAGCGTCTCGCTCCCGGTGCAGCCGTCCTCATCGTTGGGACGGACGCACTCGCGGCCGAGGTCGAGAACGTCGGTCTCCGTGCCGTCCGGCGGTTCCAGGACGAGCCGGTCGCCGTCGTGCAGGGGCACTCGCCTGCCACCGACTGGGTGATTCTCGCCGAGGCCACGTTGGCAATCCGGGCGGGTGCGTTGTGGATCGCCGCGAACGTCGACACGACGCTCCCGACCGAGCGCGGGTTGGTGCTGGGCAACGGATCGATGGTTGCCGCGGTGCGGACCGCCACCGGGCGGGAGCCGATCGTCGCGGGCAAGCCCGCTTCTCCGTTGATGGAGGATGCGCTGAATCGTGCGGGCACCGGACGGCCGCTCGTCGTGGGCGATCGCCTCGACACCGATATCGCCGGCGCGAACGCGGTGGGTGCCGAATCGTTGCTGGTCCTGACCGGGGTGAGCACGACAGCCGATCTGCTGCGCGCCGACGAGACGCACCGTCCGACCTACGTCGCCGAATCGCTGGACGCTCTCAACCGTCCGGCTTCGGCATCTGCGGTCGGCACTCGGCCGGGGTGGCGGGTGGAGTTCGTCGGGGGAGACCTCGTGATCCACGCTGCTCCCGGTGTCCCGGACGGGACTCGCACGGGCGCGTTCCTGTCGGTTCTCGCTGCCGCGTGGCGGCATCCCGAGTTCGTCCGTGTTCGCGCCGGTGACGACACGGCGCGCGCCGCCGTGTCGTACCTTCTGGGCGAGATGTGA
- a CDS encoding NUDIX domain-containing protein, giving the protein MSLPGEHEFDTVDSRDVYSGAIVALRVDRVAMPGGREADREVVEHHGAVAVAVLDDTDRLVLIKQYRHPLGRRLWELPAGLLDEPGEVPLDAARRELVEETGLAADRWSVLVDVALSPGFTDESVRVFLAQGLHDVGRPDAHDEEADLEIARVPLDDAVAMALRGEIVNATAVSGILALAAARARGAVLRPADADWVDRPETFARRKHAGADRGPA; this is encoded by the coding sequence ATGAGCCTGCCGGGGGAGCACGAGTTCGACACGGTCGACTCACGCGACGTGTACAGCGGGGCGATCGTGGCCCTGCGCGTGGACCGGGTCGCGATGCCCGGCGGGCGAGAAGCTGATCGGGAGGTCGTCGAGCATCACGGGGCAGTAGCCGTCGCGGTGCTCGACGACACCGACCGGCTGGTTCTGATCAAGCAGTATCGGCACCCGCTGGGCCGCCGACTGTGGGAGCTACCGGCCGGTCTGCTCGACGAGCCCGGTGAGGTGCCGTTGGATGCGGCGCGCCGCGAACTCGTCGAGGAGACCGGGCTGGCCGCCGACCGGTGGTCGGTGCTGGTCGATGTCGCGTTGTCGCCGGGGTTCACCGACGAATCGGTGCGGGTGTTCCTGGCTCAGGGTCTGCACGACGTCGGACGTCCGGACGCGCACGACGAGGAGGCCGACCTCGAGATCGCCCGCGTGCCGCTCGACGACGCGGTGGCGATGGCACTGCGCGGCGAGATCGTCAACGCGACCGCGGTGTCGGGGATCCTCGCGCTGGCGGCGGCCCGCGCACGCGGTGCGGTCCTGCGCCCGGCCGACGCGGACTGGGTCGACCGGCCCGAGACGTTCGCGCGACGCAAACACGCCGGGGCGGACCGCGGACCGGCATGA
- the steA gene encoding putative cytokinetic ring protein SteA, protein MKMPALLSRKTESLPGISGIARVDRDTTKLLRRVGHGDIVVLDEIDLDRVTADALVAAGVLAVVNASPSISGRYPNLGPEVLLANGIVLVDSAGTEIFKAIKDGSKIRLHEGSVFAGDRALAKGEEQTEAEISDRMIEARTGLVDHLEAFSGNTIEFIRSESPLLIDGVGVPDIDVDLEDRHVVVVADGPDHQADLKALKPFIKEYSPILIGVGAGADTLTKAGYRPDLIVGDPEDITAETLKCGAEVVLPADPDGHAQGLSRIQDLGIGAMTFPASASPSDLALLLADHHGASLIVTVGSTVSLDEFFDRGRRDTNPAAFMTRLKVGPKLVDAKAVATLYRSRVSGAAIALLVLAALTAVIVALVVSNIGGDAMDWAIDTWNSFALWVQGLFK, encoded by the coding sequence ATGAAGATGCCGGCGCTGCTCTCCCGAAAGACCGAATCCCTACCCGGAATCAGTGGCATCGCTCGAGTCGACCGCGACACCACCAAGTTGCTGCGTCGCGTCGGACACGGCGACATCGTCGTCCTCGACGAGATCGATCTGGACCGCGTCACGGCGGACGCCCTGGTGGCCGCCGGCGTGCTGGCGGTCGTCAACGCGTCCCCGTCCATCTCGGGTCGCTACCCGAACCTCGGTCCCGAGGTGCTGCTCGCCAACGGCATCGTGCTGGTCGACTCGGCCGGGACGGAGATCTTCAAGGCGATCAAGGACGGGTCGAAGATCCGCCTGCACGAGGGCAGTGTCTTCGCCGGTGACCGTGCCCTGGCGAAGGGTGAGGAGCAGACCGAGGCCGAGATCTCCGATCGCATGATCGAGGCCAGGACCGGGCTGGTCGACCATCTCGAGGCCTTCTCGGGCAACACGATCGAGTTCATCCGTTCCGAGAGTCCGCTGCTGATCGACGGCGTCGGCGTGCCGGACATCGACGTCGACCTCGAGGATCGCCATGTCGTGGTCGTGGCCGACGGACCGGACCACCAAGCCGATCTGAAGGCTCTCAAGCCGTTCATCAAGGAGTACTCACCGATCCTCATCGGTGTCGGCGCCGGCGCCGACACCCTGACGAAGGCGGGATACCGCCCCGACCTGATCGTCGGCGATCCCGAGGACATCACCGCCGAGACCCTCAAGTGCGGTGCCGAGGTTGTGCTGCCGGCCGACCCGGACGGTCACGCGCAGGGACTGTCCCGGATCCAGGACCTCGGCATCGGCGCGATGACGTTCCCGGCGTCGGCGTCGCCGTCGGATCTGGCGCTGCTGCTGGCCGACCATCACGGCGCGTCGCTCATCGTCACGGTCGGCAGCACCGTCTCGCTCGACGAGTTCTTCGACCGCGGCCGCCGCGATACCAACCCGGCGGCCTTCATGACGAGGCTCAAGGTCGGGCCCAAACTGGTGGACGCCAAGGCCGTGGCGACGTTGTACCGCAGCCGGGTGTCCGGCGCGGCGATCGCGCTGCTGGTGCTGGCGGCGCTGACCGCGGTGATCGTGGCGCTCGTCGTCTCGAACATCGGCGGTGACGCAATGGACTGGGCAATCGACACGTGGAACAGCTTCGCGCTGTGGGTTCAGGGGCTGTTCAAGTGA
- the recN gene encoding DNA repair protein RecN — translation MLAEIRIDNLGAISSASAQFHAGLTVLTGETGAGKTMVVTSLHLLSGARADAGRVRVGAARAVVEGRFTVDDSAPQVDREVARLLESCGAERDEDGSIIAVRTVGGDGRSRAHLGGRSVPAGVLSEFTDPLLTVHGQNDQLRLLRPDQQRAALDRFADKTIGPLLTRYRKHRAEWVEARTELIERTSRTRELAQEADQLTFALEEIDRAAPTPGEDTDIVTEVRRLGDLDSLRSAAEGAQAALAGVDDDALGGASAALDLLGEARSRIESSDDPALAGLGPRLGEAIAVVADVSGELSGYLSGLPSDPGALDTLLTRQAELKALTRKYAADIDGVLAWADTARERLAKIDVSADALADLSARVDETAKLTAEAAVKLTAARTKAATKLAKAVSDELAGLAMGRAALDVSVRAREAGPNDSAPLAVDGRELHAGASGVDEVEFRLAAHSGAQALPISKSASGGELSRVMLALEVVLAGSDRGATMVFDEVDAGVGGRAAVEIGRRLARLARTHQVIVVTHLPQVAAFADTHLVVDKTDDVRRGVDSGVRTLTEDDRVVELARMLAGLDDTETGRAHAEELLSIAGQERSTAHA, via the coding sequence GTGCTGGCGGAGATTCGGATCGACAACCTCGGAGCCATCTCGTCGGCCTCCGCTCAGTTCCACGCAGGCCTGACGGTACTCACGGGTGAGACCGGCGCCGGCAAGACCATGGTCGTCACCAGCCTGCATCTGCTCAGCGGTGCGCGCGCCGACGCCGGACGCGTGCGCGTGGGCGCGGCGCGTGCGGTCGTCGAGGGCCGGTTCACCGTCGACGACTCCGCCCCACAGGTCGACCGCGAGGTTGCGCGACTGCTCGAGTCGTGCGGTGCGGAGCGGGACGAGGACGGCAGCATCATCGCGGTGCGCACCGTGGGCGGCGACGGACGGTCCCGAGCTCACCTGGGCGGGCGCAGTGTCCCGGCCGGCGTGCTCTCCGAGTTCACCGACCCGCTGCTCACCGTGCACGGGCAGAACGACCAGCTGCGCCTCCTGCGGCCGGATCAGCAGCGTGCCGCGCTCGATCGGTTCGCGGACAAGACGATCGGCCCGCTGCTCACGCGCTACCGCAAGCATCGAGCCGAGTGGGTCGAGGCGCGGACGGAGCTGATCGAACGGACCAGCCGGACGCGGGAACTCGCGCAGGAGGCCGATCAGCTGACGTTCGCGCTCGAGGAGATCGACCGTGCCGCGCCGACACCGGGCGAGGACACCGACATTGTCACCGAGGTGCGCAGGCTCGGTGATCTCGATTCGTTGCGTTCGGCCGCCGAGGGCGCGCAGGCCGCGCTCGCCGGCGTCGACGACGACGCGCTGGGCGGAGCGTCGGCGGCCCTCGACCTGTTGGGTGAGGCCCGCTCGCGGATCGAGTCGTCGGACGATCCGGCCCTGGCGGGACTGGGGCCGCGGCTGGGCGAGGCGATCGCTGTCGTCGCGGACGTTTCGGGCGAGCTGTCCGGGTACCTGTCCGGGCTACCGAGCGATCCCGGTGCGCTGGACACTCTGCTGACCCGTCAAGCCGAACTGAAGGCACTGACGCGTAAGTACGCGGCAGACATCGACGGTGTGCTGGCGTGGGCCGACACGGCCCGTGAGCGGCTCGCGAAGATCGATGTCTCTGCGGACGCGCTCGCGGACCTGTCTGCTCGCGTCGACGAGACCGCGAAGCTCACCGCGGAGGCCGCGGTGAAGCTGACGGCCGCCCGCACGAAGGCGGCGACGAAGCTCGCGAAGGCGGTCAGCGATGAGTTGGCCGGTCTCGCGATGGGACGGGCCGCGCTCGACGTGTCGGTGCGGGCCCGCGAGGCCGGACCCAACGACTCGGCGCCGCTGGCGGTCGACGGCCGGGAACTGCATGCCGGAGCGTCCGGGGTCGACGAGGTGGAGTTTCGGCTGGCCGCGCACAGCGGAGCCCAGGCACTGCCGATCAGCAAGAGCGCGTCGGGCGGTGAGTTGTCCCGCGTGATGCTCGCGCTCGAGGTGGTGCTCGCGGGCTCGGATCGGGGCGCGACCATGGTCTTCGACGAGGTGGACGCCGGTGTGGGCGGCCGCGCGGCGGTGGAGATCGGACGTCGCCTCGCTCGTCTCGCGCGGACCCATCAGGTCATTGTCGTCACTCATCTGCCGCAGGTGGCGGCCTTCGCCGACACACACCTCGTGGTGGACAAGACCGACGACGTGCGCCGCGGCGTCGACAGTGGTGTGCGCACCCTGACCGAGGACGATCGGGTGGTCGAACTCGCTCGCATGCTCGCCGGCCTGGACGACACGGAGACCGGCCGCGCGCACGCCGAGGAGTTGTTGTCGATCGCGGGGCAGGAGCGCAGTACCGCCCACGCATAG
- a CDS encoding NAD kinase has product MTDTPATAGQEVAAPRQILLVAHSGRAEITETARRVAAICARAGIALRLLENEVDLERVESLGTGSDRPDVSVVPEGPGAASDCEMVIVLGGDGSFLRAAELAQSADVPVLGINLGRIGFLAEAEAEHLEAAMEQVVRREYRIEHRMTLDVMVRIEDRIVQRGWALNEASIENRSRLGVLEVVLEVDGRPVSSFGCDGVLVATPTGSTAYAFSAGGPVVWPELEALLVIPSNAHALFARPLVTSPESIVAVETVADSHDGLVFCDGRRTLELPAGARVEVIRGKDPIRWVRLDSAPFADRMVRKFDLPVTGWRGRKR; this is encoded by the coding sequence GTGACCGATACCCCCGCGACCGCCGGCCAGGAGGTCGCCGCGCCGCGCCAGATTCTGCTGGTCGCCCATTCGGGCCGTGCCGAGATCACCGAAACGGCCCGTCGTGTCGCGGCCATCTGTGCCCGCGCGGGCATCGCGTTGCGACTTCTCGAGAACGAGGTCGATCTGGAGCGGGTCGAATCACTCGGGACGGGGTCGGACCGGCCTGACGTCTCCGTGGTACCGGAAGGGCCGGGTGCTGCCTCGGATTGCGAGATGGTGATCGTGCTCGGCGGCGACGGCAGCTTCCTGCGTGCGGCCGAGCTGGCGCAATCCGCGGATGTCCCCGTCCTGGGGATCAATCTCGGGCGGATCGGGTTCCTCGCCGAGGCGGAGGCCGAGCACCTCGAGGCGGCGATGGAGCAGGTGGTGCGGCGCGAGTACCGCATCGAGCACCGGATGACACTGGACGTGATGGTCCGGATCGAGGACCGGATCGTCCAGCGCGGATGGGCGCTCAACGAGGCGAGTATCGAGAACCGGTCCCGGCTCGGCGTGCTGGAAGTGGTCCTCGAGGTCGACGGCCGTCCGGTCTCTTCGTTCGGCTGTGACGGAGTGCTCGTCGCGACACCGACCGGATCGACGGCGTACGCTTTCTCTGCCGGCGGACCGGTCGTGTGGCCGGAACTTGAAGCGCTGCTGGTCATTCCGAGCAACGCGCATGCGTTGTTCGCGCGTCCACTGGTCACCAGTCCCGAGTCGATCGTCGCCGTCGAGACGGTGGCGGACAGCCACGACGGCCTCGTGTTCTGCGACGGACGGCGCACGCTGGAACTGCCGGCGGGTGCCCGCGTCGAGGTGATACGCGGCAAGGATCCGATCCGCTGGGTCCGTCTGGATTCCGCGCCGTTCGCGGACCGGATGGTGCGCAAGTTCGATCTTCCGGTGACGGGGTGGCGAGGGAGGAAGCGGTAA
- a CDS encoding copper transporter yields the protein MISMRQHAISIAAIFLALAIGVVLGSGLLSNGMLSGLRDDKAELQNEIEDLNQENNQLGEQLMSADGFDSAVADRIVRDTLAQRSVILVTTPDADPADIDGINRVVAQAGGAITGRVSLTKSFVDSVNGDQLRTTVTNIIPAGIQLRTGAVDQGSLAGDLLGSVLLLNPQTAQPQTTPEERGLALETLRGGGFIDYDGNVQPAQLAVVLTGEGDPENTGGNRGAVIARFAGALDGRGAGTVLAGPPAAAEGSGPIAVARADAAVSAVLTTVDNVDRESGRITTVLALQEQLGGGSGRYGTGPGATAVTVGAPTP from the coding sequence GTGATTTCGATGCGTCAACATGCCATCTCCATAGCGGCGATCTTCCTGGCACTCGCGATCGGCGTCGTGCTGGGTTCCGGGCTGCTGTCGAACGGGATGCTCTCCGGGCTGCGGGACGACAAGGCCGAGCTGCAGAACGAGATCGAGGATCTGAACCAGGAGAACAACCAGCTCGGCGAACAGCTCATGTCGGCGGACGGTTTCGACTCCGCCGTCGCGGACCGAATCGTCCGCGACACCCTCGCGCAGCGTTCGGTGATCCTCGTCACGACGCCGGATGCCGATCCTGCCGACATCGACGGGATCAACCGTGTCGTGGCCCAGGCCGGTGGCGCGATCACCGGTCGCGTGTCGCTGACCAAGTCGTTCGTCGACTCCGTCAACGGCGATCAGTTGCGCACGACGGTGACGAACATCATTCCAGCGGGCATCCAGTTGCGGACCGGCGCGGTGGACCAGGGCAGTCTGGCGGGAGACCTGCTGGGCTCGGTGCTGCTCCTGAACCCGCAGACGGCGCAGCCGCAGACCACTCCCGAGGAGCGCGGTCTGGCGCTCGAGACGCTGCGTGGCGGCGGCTTCATCGACTACGACGGAAACGTTCAACCTGCACAGTTGGCGGTTGTGCTGACCGGTGAGGGGGATCCCGAGAACACCGGCGGTAACCGGGGCGCGGTGATCGCACGGTTCGCGGGAGCGCTCGACGGGCGTGGCGCCGGCACCGTGCTGGCGGGCCCACCGGCCGCCGCGGAGGGCAGTGGGCCGATCGCGGTGGCCCGTGCGGACGCGGCCGTCTCGGCGGTGCTCACCACGGTCGACAACGTCGATCGGGAGTCGGGTCGAATCACGACGGTGCTGGCGCTCCAGGAGCAGCTCGGAGGCGGTTCCGGACGGTACGGGACGGGTCCCGGCGCCACCGCGGTGACCGTCGGCGCGCCGACGCCGTAG